One window of Leifsonia sp. AK011 genomic DNA carries:
- the mscL gene encoding large conductance mechanosensitive channel protein MscL, which translates to MLKGFKEFILRGNVIDLAVAVVIGAAFTGIVNAIVGSVLNPAIGALFDAESLATALPVVIPTTSGGQAVLYFGAVIAAVIQFLLVAVVVYFALIVPINYLKRRAFRKKDEAKADPAPPTELELLAEIRDLLATRNPGGGTSAR; encoded by the coding sequence ATGCTCAAGGGTTTCAAGGAGTTCATCCTCCGCGGCAACGTCATCGATCTCGCTGTCGCCGTCGTCATCGGCGCGGCCTTCACGGGTATTGTCAACGCGATCGTCGGCAGCGTGCTCAACCCTGCGATTGGTGCACTCTTCGATGCCGAGAGCCTGGCGACCGCGCTCCCCGTGGTCATTCCCACGACCTCCGGCGGTCAGGCAGTCCTGTACTTCGGTGCCGTCATCGCGGCGGTGATCCAGTTCCTGCTCGTCGCCGTGGTCGTCTACTTCGCGCTCATCGTTCCGATCAACTACCTGAAGCGCCGCGCGTTCCGCAAGAAGGACGAGGCCAAGGCCGACCCTGCTCCCCCGACGGAGCTCGAACTTCTCGCGGAGATCCGCGATCTCCTCGCCACCAGGAACCCGGGCGGCGGCACGTCGGCTCGGTAG
- a CDS encoding FmdB family zinc ribbon protein yields the protein MPTYSYRCTECGTAFDIHQSFTDDSLTVCPTCGGVLRKVFSPVGVTFSGSGFYRTDSRAADAKSGSGQGGSGKSGSSDSGSSSTPTAAASPAPSSTPSPSKPSTSKE from the coding sequence ATGCCCACCTATTCCTACCGCTGCACTGAATGCGGTACCGCTTTCGATATTCACCAGTCGTTCACGGATGACTCGCTCACCGTGTGTCCCACGTGCGGCGGCGTACTCCGCAAGGTGTTCTCCCCCGTCGGCGTGACCTTCAGCGGTTCCGGCTTCTACCGCACGGACTCGCGCGCGGCCGATGCCAAGAGCGGGTCAGGGCAGGGCGGCTCCGGCAAGAGCGGTTCGTCGGACTCCGGCTCCAGCTCGACGCCCACGGCCGCGGCATCCCCGGCACCCTCGTCGACCCCGTCCCCCTCCAAGCCCTCCACGTCGAAGGAGTAA
- a CDS encoding 5-formyltetrahydrofolate cyclo-ligase, with amino-acid sequence MTDAPESQKRALRAELRERRRVRTATEREREAASITQHLIDLTSDLRARSIAAYLSLPEEPGTRDFVKWAAENDIRVLLPVSRVDGLLDWAPYDGNDEDEDLLGMPTPTSELLGPIAINDVDLIVVPAASVDRTGMRLGWGRGYFDKTLGSMENCPPVYAVIFDDELVESVPSERHDQRVDGVVTPSGIVAL; translated from the coding sequence CGCCGAATTACGTGAACGCCGACGCGTTCGCACCGCCACAGAGCGGGAGCGTGAGGCGGCCTCGATCACCCAGCACCTCATCGACCTCACGAGTGACCTGCGCGCGCGCTCGATCGCCGCGTACCTGTCGCTGCCCGAGGAGCCGGGGACACGTGACTTCGTGAAGTGGGCGGCCGAGAACGACATCCGCGTGCTCCTGCCGGTGTCTCGCGTCGACGGCCTGCTCGACTGGGCACCCTACGACGGCAACGACGAGGACGAGGACCTGCTGGGCATGCCCACCCCGACCTCGGAGCTTCTCGGCCCCATCGCGATCAACGATGTCGACCTGATCGTCGTGCCCGCGGCATCCGTCGACCGCACCGGGATGCGACTCGGCTGGGGCCGCGGCTACTTCGACAAGACCCTGGGATCGATGGAGAACTGCCCGCCCGTCTATGCTGTGATCTTCGACGACGAACTCGTTGAGTCCGTGCCCTCGGAGCGGCACGACCAGCGCGTCGACGGGGTGGTCACCCCGTCCGGGATCGTCGCCCTCTAG